TGCACTTAAATTCGACAATTTATACATACTATAAGTTCATTACATCATTAAACATGCTATATAAGCAATTCTAGATTAAATCGAGCTTATGAAAACTCTTTCAATAACCCGAGGTCAGTTGAGGACTAActtgtaaattttaaaactattgagtTGATGTTGCAACTTGGGGGTTCCAGGTCGCGATGCCACTCATTGTCCATTCCTCGTCATGAAGTTAAGGACCCGACGTCGTGACATGACTAACTATTTTATAAGGTCCATATGGTACCAATTCACAACACCTAAAATAGTTAATAAGTACCAATGATCCAATTACATATCATTACACATCATTAATATTCAAGATCAtaattccataccatttcatcatcaattcatattACAAATCATTTAACAAGTTATAACATACTTGTTTctattatattcaatttagtccagttCTCGACATTCAATATCATCTGTATAAACAAATCATGTGATAGTAATACACTTTCCTCAATCGATATATTTGCACAAtcacatgtatgtatatatgcatattatatgtatatatttatgtattgagCTCGAATCATAAAAGTATAAACAATTAAGTGTTCTGCTATTTGTTTAAAACTCTAGCTTTCCTTCTTTAGTGATGCTGACATCGTCTTTAACTAGATTcgataattcaataaaaaaaatcagtttacATCCAATCATATTCAAATGCATAGCCActcatatttcacattttattcaatttagcccctatatCTAGGATACTCGTATTTTTCAATGTCTAACAtcgaatcaaaatctaatttcatatcTTTCATAGGAACTTATGTTTCATCTATAGCatatttcaagaaattttcaatttattaatttagccctAATCAAGTTAACTAACAAGttcatttactttttaatttagtcattatcataATCTAGCTTACTAATTATCAATTCTTCAAGTTTAAGCCTAATTCATGAATTTCAAAAACTGACATTGAACGAgttgatacatgggctagctaattcAAGTTCccatgatcataaatctataaaaatttcaagaaaatagcTTAGTTACTTGTTCAATTGTTGTTGAATGCTTGGACTAAACTtaagatttttttcttttcttcacgcTAGACGATAGAATGAAGAAGATAAGAATGTTTCATCTTTCATTCCACTATCTagcatatatattaattaatgttaattaaccttgtttaattaattaatttagccattattatacataatttaattcttaattaaactaagtgggatccatcatcatcatcacccaTTATTCATGTTACTCAATGGTTAAATaatcattttggtcatttggataattGCTATCTAGGTTCTCAAGCATTTTTAGATTAAAACTCAACAGCGGTTGAACTTCTACAATTTAGTTCATGagctttaattaattattttctcggttaaattacttaaccaaactttaacatattttattaataacttcattaatctttatatttcatcattacgGACTTGATTTATGGAAATAAGGTTCTGAAACTGTATTTTCTGACACTACTtaaatttgggtcgttacaccCACGGTGAGTTGAGTCTTGGCCTTGATGAACTTGATCCGCGACTCGGTCAGTCTGGTGAAACTGCCATGGCCCATTTGTTCCAAGTTGCCTTTAAGGGATTCTGCCTCAAGGCTGACGAGGTAGATGTTGGGAAGGGAATTGATGCCGAAGAGTTTGAATAAGAATTGGGATTCGCAGAACTTAAAGTCGTAGAACAACAGCTTGGTGTTAGAGCCATTTGGTTGCGATGAAAAAATGCACAAGGCGAAGTACTTAATGAGCTCACGGAGGCTGAGGTTGGTTTTATCATGGAGTTGGATGGTGTCGAAGATTATGAGATAGGAGTAAGGTGTAACACCTCTCACTCGACCCAATTGTCAGATTTGAGCTATGGAGTATAGTCATGTCGAAGCAATTACAGTCATCTAGTCAACATACATGCATTATACATGTTATCGAGTGTTAATCATACCCAAAATATGATAAACAATCATTTCTAGGTCTTAATCGAGATTACGAAAGCTCTTTATTGACTCGAGtacgaaataggaccaaattgtaaagttttaaaagttcAGAGTCAATGTTGTGACACCATCAATTACACATCGGGATATACCAAAATAGTATGTTATGTCCAATAACAGGCTACTTGATGTCACGATGTTAGTTACTATCAGTCGGCGTTACGACGACGAAGAGTGATCATCAAGACGATGActctatttttttgtaaaatgaaccatttggtacctattttaATGCTTCCAACCATACCTAACATTTTATACatcaaataccaaattcaattagtCCAAAACATACCCCAAAACCATACCAAACAAGTTTAAACATTCAACTCAATTTCACCAATTAAGTTTAAGCATTTCATTTCCATGGCATACATCTCTATCAATTATCCAAATACCTAACATTTACCTATACCAAACCATTCTAAAACATGCCAATTTATATGTCATACATACCTTAAACATAATAGTCAAAGTATATCCATTCAACTAGGCATCACAAATGTCAAATCATGCATTTTTAAACTAGTTGTAAAACCAACAACTAGATCACATCTATATACCAAGTTTAATAAGTTACTCAGATCACAAAGACTTATATTCATCAAgacacctatatacatgccacaaccttAGGTTTTAAAATGATCAAACATCTATCAGTTCAATGATAGGACAGTAAGAGCTTCGAACGATCTAGCTTGACGCATTCCGCAAGGTGACGATCTacaggaaaagggaaaataaaaggggtaagcATATACGATACTTAGTAAATTCATAGGTATTAAACAACAACTTACCTTAACTTTCAATTAAACACAATAAGCTGCTAAGCTTGACATTATTTGGCTAGACATGACAATTCATGACATCAACAAGGtgagtttaaaaatataatcaaacCATGTAATATCACAAGTATTTAAAATGTCATTTCGTGTCATAACAAGTAACAAACTCAAATCTCATTCAATCCAAAAGTAGTGTAGTcgtacacacacatatatatatcaaggaTTTGTACTCAAATcgttcaataatctttcatttgaATATCAGGCTTAATTCATCTCAtctcatttcaatttcttgtttcatTTAGCACGTTTTGTCCGATGAACCCTAGTAAACGGACTCGGATACACAAGTATCTTTGATACACTAGTTGCTCGTTCGAGCTAAGTATACTTGTGTTAGGTTACCAGTCCAAACTAAATCTTTATAACGACTCATCTGTTTGCTTATCCAAGCTGAAATTATACTTGTCAATTTACATGTTcgagctaaacctttaaaacgaatcaggttaccaatctaggctaaaccTGTGTCACGTGTATCTTTGAGTCCGTAACAAATGATGGATCTCAGTAATCATCTAAAGTCAGTCCATACAAGTGTGAACAATGCCCTATTGGCATTCCAATCATATCCTAACATTTACTAAATTCACCCGGGCAGCTTTTAATACATTTAaacatttatttacaatttagtccaactCTCACCTTTTATATCAACTTACCACAATCAATTCACAATCAAGCATAAATAcacaaataaaatacataataatttaagcacaattataccatatgaacttacctgaaaaAATAACAAACAAGTCGAATCTTCAAGGactatttgacaattttttacTTTCCCCCGATTATCCCCGATTTAATCCAATTCTTGATCTCAacaattattttagaaatttcgTCAATACCAAATATTTCTATATCATTCCATGATATGCATGAAccgatttaattctatttttgaatGTCCCTTaggttttacattttatttaatttagtctctgAAACCGAAATAAcaatatctttcaattttgagcCTCGATTTTAAAACcgatctcaattacatcctttAGAGACCCTCTactatatattattattgaaatttcatataaatttcacattttattcactaTGGTCCTTTTAAACAAAACTAATtattaaactttacaatctagttctttttcacatctaagcttaaaatctatcaatttaatatcaatttcttcaaaaaataatcaataaaaactttcaaaagttttaatagatttataaattaatacatgggctagctaaattaagctcccatgacctcaaaaacataataattataagagGAATTACCTTACAATTTAGGACTGAATACTAAAGCTTCAAAAGGGTTtttctttctttggttttctGGCAAGCAAAAatgaaaggaagaagatgaaaaactttaattaatttttggctCTCATACTTAGTTTATaactaattaattacttaattatcttaattaaacttaattaactaaatttaatcATCATTGATTAAAATAAGTGGAATCTTCCATCATTTCCCACTAACACattataatttggtttaattgTCATTTTGGACTTTTgactaattgcaatttaagtcttTAAATCTTTGACCAATTTAAAAGCTAAcgataagacttttacaatttagtctttatatccTAGTTAAATAATTAATAGGTAAAATTGAAGGATcaaacattaataaaattttataccaactccgtaaatatttttatttaatatttacagattcAGTTTATGGAAATAGTTCTAAAACTGACttttctgataccactaaaaatcAGATAATTATAAAAGGTGAGAGGTTTGAGAGggcttgatgaattttgagatggTTTGATTGTTTAAGTGGATAACACCCGATTCTTATTGCGATTGAAGGGTTAAAAGATCAACTACTAGCTCCAATTCCAGTTAAGCTTTTGAAATTACAAGAGAGAAATGGAAATGATGAAGAGATGAATATAAGAAATTGCCCTTTTCTGGGAAATTAATTCAATGGCATGTAAATATAAATTCACACGTGGTAGCACGGTCAGCATTCCATAGAGGTACAGTCAACATTTTGTTTGGAGTTTAATGGAGGAGTGAACAAAATGCTCAAAGTTTCTAACCGcagtgcttaaattgaaaaaaataattttaaagtgacCTAAATAGAAAGGAGGTAATTTTAGAGAGATTATTTGGGGATTTTACCCAAAATATATCTATAGCAAAGTGTATAATTATCtgtaaaaatagaaatgaaatgcCCCGTAAAAAGTAAGTAAAAGATGTTGTCTTATCTGATTCATTTACGTCACTCTTCTGTCAGACTTCATCAAACAAAGCAAAGCAATAGTGTCCGTTCATCAATTATATCACTTATCTCTCTTCCTCCCCCCGACAATGACTCACACTCCAATCAGGTTTGGAATCATTGGCTGCGCCGGGATAGCCCGCAAAGTCTCCCGAGCCATCCTATGTGCACCCAACGCCACTCTCTCTGCCGTCGCCAGCCGCTCCCTCCACAAAGCCGCCGATTTCGCCAAGTCCAATGGCTTCCCCCCTGAAGCCAAGATCTACGGCTCTTACGAATCCCTTTTGGACGATCCTGACATCGACGCCGTTTATATGCCCTTACCCACAACCCTTCACCTCAAGTGGGCTGTATTGATAGCTCAGAAGAAGAAGCATTTGCTAACGGAGAAGCCCGTGGCTCTCAATGTGGCAGAGTTTGATGAGATAGTAAGGGCTTGTAAGGAAAACGGGGTTCAGATTATGGATGGGACCATGTGGATGCATCATCCAAGGACCCGCAAAATGGAGGAGTTTTTACAAGATAAGCAGCGCTTTGGTCAACTTAAAACTGTAAACTTCTCTTTCATAACCTTCTTTTTTGTTATGCATTTACCATTTCTGTTCATAACTTTTTTGTTATGCATTTACCATTTCTGTTCATAACTTAAGTTTACTCAGATTGACATCTAATTCCGTTTTGCTGCAGTGTATGACTTATCTTATGATGGAATGACAATGTTATTTTAATAACCTTGGCCTTCCTCAGGTGAACAGCTGCTTCACATTCTTTACCGACCTCGATTTTCTCAAGAACGACATCCGTGTGAAGCCCGATCTCGACGCACTTGGTGCTCTCGGTGATGCGGGGTGGTACCGGATCAGGTCGATCCTGTGGGCAGCCGACTACGAGCTGCCCAAGACCGTAACAGCCTTGCGAGGAGCTGTTCTTAACGAAGCAGGGGTGATACTAGATTGTGGGGCTTCAATGCACTGGGAGGATGGCAAAAAAGCAACCTTCCATTGCTCTTTCTTAACTAGTTTGACAATGAATATCACTGCTATAGGAACACATGGAACCTTGCACCTCACGGATTTCGTCATTCCTTACCAAGAGCAGGAGGCCTCTTATACT
This genomic stretch from Gossypium hirsutum isolate 1008001.06 unplaced genomic scaffold, Gossypium_hirsutum_v2.1 scaffold_1111, whole genome shotgun sequence harbors:
- the LOC121227594 gene encoding uncharacterized oxidoreductase At4g09670 produces the protein MTHTPIRFGIIGCAGIARKVSRAILCAPNATLSAVASRSLHKAADFAKSNGFPPEAKIYGSYESLLDDPDIDAVYMPLPTTLHLKWAVLIAQKKKHLLTEKPVALNVAEFDEIVRACKENGVQIMDGTMWMHHPRTRKMEEFLQDKQRFGQLKTVNSCFTFFTDLDFLKNDIRVKPDLDALGALGDAGWYRIRSILWAADYELPKTVTALRGAVLNEAGVILDCGASMHWEDGKKATFHCSFLTSLTMNITAIGTHGTLHLTDFVIPYQEQEASYTASAKPGFNELVTGWEPLPSEHTVTVDLPQEVCMVREFATLVQNIKKKGAKPDMKWPTISRKTQLVLDAVKASIEKGFEPVEIVN